Genomic window (Caldibacillus debilis DSM 16016):
ACAGGAAAATGGATAAAAAATAAACAGCTTTGGGCGAAAATTTTTCATCATTTTTTGTCACTTTTTTCAGCCTGTGCCGATCCGGGGAAACGGCTTGAAACCGACGGAAGGGGTAATAAAAATGTATAAAAAAAATCGGGCAAAAGCAAGCAAAAAATCCCGGAATCGGTTATTCTTAAAATGCGAGAAATCGGATCCGGGGGTGGCGACATGAAAAGATTCCTGATCGGAATGGCCGCCTTGTTATTCCTGTTGGCCGCTTTCGAGTTCGCCGGAGAAAAGATCTCCCCGAAGGATTCCGGGGAAGGCGGGGCGAGGCGGGGCGAGGCGCCGGGGGAAACCCCCGGGGAAAAAGCGGGCGGCGAGGCGCCGGTGCTCCCCTTGCGGACATTGGACGGAACGGAACTTTCCCTTGCCGATTTCCGCGGGAAAAAAGTGCTGCTCAATTTTTGGGCGAGCTGGTGCTCCCCTTGCCGGGAGGAGATCCCGCATCTGCAAAAGTTTTATCGCCGGCACGGCGGCGAGATCGCCGTCTTGGCCGTCAATTTGACCTTCGGCAAGGAAAATCCGGAAACGGTGAAAAAATTTGTGGAGGATCATGGCCTGACCTTTCCCGTCCTTTTGGACCGGGAAGGAAAAATGATGAAGGAATATGGCGTGGTCGGCATCCCGACCAGCTTCTTCATTGACGAAAAAGGGATGATCCGCCGCAAATACGTAGGACCGATGAAGGAAAAAGACATGGATAAAATTTTCAGACAAATGGAGGAATCATCCGAATGATCCTTGAGGTTCCCTTTCGCAAAGTGCACGGATCGCGAAACGATTTCCTGCTGATCGATGAAGAACATCTTCCCGCACCCCCGGACAGGGAGACGAAAAAACGCTGGGCAATCACCCTTTGCGACAGGAAAAAGGGGATCGGGGCGGACGGGATTTTATTCCTGTCCCCGAGCGGGCAGGCGGACGGGGCCATGCGGATCTATAACGCGGACGGCACCGAGGCATCGATGTGCGGGAACGGGCTCCGCTGCGCCGGAAGATATTTCATCGAAAAGACGGGAAAAGATACGATTTTCGTGGAAACGAAAAAGGCGGTGCTGGAAGTCAAAAGGTGGGAGGACGGCCCGGACGTTCCCCTCTTTCAGGTGGAAATCTCCCCCGTCCGCTTTGATCCGGAAAGCCTGCCGATGAATACGGACAAAAGGGAGATCATTAACGAAAAGCTGGAAGATTTGTCCCGGGAGCTCCTGTTTACCGCCCTCAGCGTGCCGAATCCCCACCTGATCGCCATCGTCTCCAAGGAGATGATGCTCTCCGGCGAGCAGGAGCGGATCTCCGCCTTCGTCAACGGGGAAAACCCTTATTTTCCGGACGGGGTCAATGTCAGTTTCGTTTACCCGATCCGGGAAGGGGAAATTTTCGTGAAAACCTACGAACGGGGAGTCGGTTTTACCAATGCCTGCGGCACCGCCATGTCGGCCGCCAGCCTCGTCGCCGCACGAAACGGGTACGCCAAAAGGAATTCCCCCGTCACCGTCTATAATAACGGCGGGTTCGTCCGGACGGTCATCAGCGAAGACGGGGACAAAATTTTCCTGATCGGAAACGGGACCTATGAATACGACGGGATATTCCGCTGGCAGGAGGATGCCGGGCTGGCCGGATGGGCGATCACCCGCCGCTATCCGGAAGAAGAGGCCGCCTATGCGCGGATCGAAAGGAAAGCCCGGGAAAAAATCCGGGAGATCTTCGGCGTGGATAAAGTTTGAGGGCCTCTTTCCGCCTTTGCAAGCGCGTGATCGAACGGCTCGTATCGCCGCCTCACCCGATGCCGTACGGCCAAAGCAAAATCTCCGTTTTTCGGGAGGCGGGCTACCGGAAGGCCCTGAACCTTCTATGCCGGCGGAACGGCGGGCGGCCCGCCGTCATCCATTTTTTGCCGGCGGGAAGGTTCCGCGGTTCCTTCCTCTTGCCGGACGGGCCGCATCCGCTATTTCCTTTTCAAAAATTCGATGATTTCCCGGAGGACCGGCCCGTTGTCGGTTTCGAAATAATCGCCGAAGGGATCGCCCTTTTCAGCTCGTTTGATGGCTTCTTCGAAGGATGGGGGATCGGGGGAAAGGGACGGAAGGTCCCCCCAATCCAGCGGGGCCGCCACACCCGCCTCGCCGGTCCCTCGGGCCGAATAGGGACAAATGATCGTCTTCCCTTCCCCGTGCTGCGTATAATCGATATAAAGCCGCCTGCCGCGGTTTTTTTTCAGCCTTTCGACGGTGAAAATCCTTTCGTTTCCCGCAAGCAGAAACCGGGAGAGGAAGGACGTGAACGCCCGCGATTCCTCCCAGGTGACGGCCCGGCTGCCGCCGACGGGAAAATAGACGTGCAATCCGTGCTTTCCGGAAGATTTCAAATAGCATTTCAACCCGAGCGGGTCGGCAAATTTTTCTTTGATCATGGCCGCGGCCTCCACCGCAAGGGGGAATTCCCGCTTCGACGGCGGATCCAGGTCGATGACGATCTCCGCCGGGTTTTTCTCGTCGTCCGCCCTGCAAAAGGGGATATGGAATTCGATGGCTCCCTGATTGCCGAGCCAAATCAAGGTGTCCGGCGAATTGCACAGGATGTAGCGGATTCCTCCCAGCGCCGCCGTTTCCACAAAGGGCGGGGCGTAATCGGGGCAGTTTTTTTGGAAAAAGGCTTCCCCTTCCACCCCGTGGGGATAGCGGACGACCGTCAGGGGCCTGTCCTTGAGAAAGGGGGCCATGTACGGGCGGATCCTTTGCAAATAATCGATATAGGCGCTTTTCGTAATCCTTTGCTTCGGCCACAAAATTTTTTCCGGGTGGGTCAGGGGGAAGGGAAAGGGATTGGCCGCCTCCTTGAACCGTTCATAGGTGCATTGCTCCGGGGAAAGGCCGAGCAAAAACCGGGAAAAAACCACTTCGCGGAAGTTTTGCTCCGCCCATTGGAGAAACTTCAATTCCACGCAGATCGAAGGTACGATGTAGATGCATCGGCCGTCTTCCTTTGCGGCATTTTCCCGGATCGTTTTTTTCAGGGCCTCATATTCTTCCTTTTCCAGGCCGTGGCGGAAGGAGCCGACCGGAAAGACCTGTTCCCCTTTGAAAACGGCGGCCCGGAAGTAGCCGTTTCTCTTGTCGTAGGCGTGAATGAAGCAGGCCGCCTTCTTCCAGTTTTTGTATTTTAGCCAGCTGCCGCTTTTCCCCTCTTCCCATCGGCTCGAGCTTTTCTTGGCGACGATCCCTTCCCCGCCGAAAATTTGGATTTTTTCCCAAAGCCTTTTCCCGTCCCCGTCGGCCGGGACCATTTGTACGAAGGAAGGGTTTCCCCCGTCCGGGGCGAGGGGCCAGCCCGTTTGTTCAAACAGCGCCCGGAGCATTTTTTTCCGTTCGAGGTAAGGCAGATGGCGGCAAGATTTTCCGCGGTAAACCAGCAGATCGAAGGCGAGAAATTTGCACGGGTGCAGGCGGGCTTCCCTGCCGATCCCCGCTTCCGAACGGAGGCGTCCCCGCCTCTGCATGGCGGCGAAATCCCCCTTCAACGGATTGGTTAACACCGTAAGTTCCCCGTCCAAGGAAAGGGGGAGAAAGGGGGCCAGGACCTCCCGATTTTTTTCGAAAAAGGCCGCGGCTTCCGGAAATTTGTCCGCGAGCTCTTTCCCGTTCCGGCTTACCAGGCTGAAGCCCTTGCCGAAGGCCAGCGTCGCCCGGAATCCGTCGTATTTCACTTCATAGCGCCAGTCCTTCCCTTCCGGAAAGCGGAAAGTCAGCGTCGGCTGCATCGGTTTCATCGCCTTCACCTTCCGTTTTTATTGTATGGAGGCCCCTTTTTTTTTATCCATTTCCATAAATTAGCGGGTTAACGGCAGGGGAAAAGCGGGAAATTAAAGGCAAAAAGGGATGGATGGAGATGCACACGATTTGGAAGGGAAGTCTGCAATTCGGCCTCGTCAACATACCGGTCAAGCTTCATGCGGCGACGGAAGAGAAAGACGTCAAATTCCGCACCCTGCACAAACCTTGCCATACCCCGATCAAATACGAAAAGGTCTGCCCGAACTGCCAAAAGGGTGTCGAAAGCGCCGAACTGGTGAAGGCCTATGAATACACGCCGGGAAAATTTATCGTTTTGGAGGAGGGAGATTTAAACAAGCTGGAAAAGGAAATGGAAGAGCGGGCGGTGGAGATCCTCGACTTTGTCGATATGGCGGAAATCGACCCGATCTTTTTCCGGCGCGCCTATTACCTCTCCCCGAACGAAGGGGGAGGGAAGGCCTATTCCCTGTTAAGGAAGGCCTTGGAAAAATCGAAAAAGGTCGGGATCGCGAAAATCATGATCCGTTCGAAGGTGCAGCTTTCGGCCGTGCGCGTTTTCGAAAATACCCTGGTTTTGGAAACGATCCATTTTCCCGACGAAGTGAGGAAGCCGGCGGATGTGCCGAACGTCCCGGCGGAGGATAAGTTTTCCGACCAGGAACTGGAGATCGCCCTGCTGTTAATCGACCGCCTGAGCACGGAATTTTCCCCGGAAAAATACAAGGACGACTATCGGGAAAGCCTGCTGGAACTGATCGAAGCCAAAAAGAAGGGAGAGGAATTCGTCACCCCGGATCAGGAGGAAAAGCCGAGTGCGGTGACCGATTTGCTCGCGGCATTGCAGGCGTCCATCGACCGGACGAAGCCAAAGAAAACGGCCGGAAAAAAAGGCGGCAAATTGGCGAGAAAAAAAGCCTGAATCGATTCTCCCAATGCGGACACGGACGAAAGGGGACAAAAGACCCATTTTCAGGAACGGCTGCTCGATCGTTCCTGTTTTTATGGGAAAAAATCCCGAATAAGTAGTCCGTTTTTATTATTTTTGGAAAATTTGTTATTTTTGCATCAGAATTCGACAAACTTATCCTCCCGTTTGCGTTAAAGTAAATCTTGCAACCTATGGTATTTTTAACCCCAAGAAAGAATAAAACAAGGGAGGAGAGGTGGAAATTTGAGAAGGAGGAAGGCTTT
Coding sequences:
- the ku gene encoding non-homologous end joining protein Ku is translated as MHTIWKGSLQFGLVNIPVKLHAATEEKDVKFRTLHKPCHTPIKYEKVCPNCQKGVESAELVKAYEYTPGKFIVLEEGDLNKLEKEMEERAVEILDFVDMAEIDPIFFRRAYYLSPNEGGGKAYSLLRKALEKSKKVGIAKIMIRSKVQLSAVRVFENTLVLETIHFPDEVRKPADVPNVPAEDKFSDQELEIALLLIDRLSTEFSPEKYKDDYRESLLELIEAKKKGEEFVTPDQEEKPSAVTDLLAALQASIDRTKPKKTAGKKGGKLARKKA
- the dapF gene encoding diaminopimelate epimerase; translation: MILEVPFRKVHGSRNDFLLIDEEHLPAPPDRETKKRWAITLCDRKKGIGADGILFLSPSGQADGAMRIYNADGTEASMCGNGLRCAGRYFIEKTGKDTIFVETKKAVLEVKRWEDGPDVPLFQVEISPVRFDPESLPMNTDKREIINEKLEDLSRELLFTALSVPNPHLIAIVSKEMMLSGEQERISAFVNGENPYFPDGVNVSFVYPIREGEIFVKTYERGVGFTNACGTAMSAASLVAARNGYAKRNSPVTVYNNGGFVRTVISEDGDKIFLIGNGTYEYDGIFRWQEDAGLAGWAITRRYPEEEAAYARIERKAREKIREIFGVDKV
- the ligD gene encoding DNA ligase D; amino-acid sequence: MKPMQPTLTFRFPEGKDWRYEVKYDGFRATLAFGKGFSLVSRNGKELADKFPEAAAFFEKNREVLAPFLPLSLDGELTVLTNPLKGDFAAMQRRGRLRSEAGIGREARLHPCKFLAFDLLVYRGKSCRHLPYLERKKMLRALFEQTGWPLAPDGGNPSFVQMVPADGDGKRLWEKIQIFGGEGIVAKKSSSRWEEGKSGSWLKYKNWKKAACFIHAYDKRNGYFRAAVFKGEQVFPVGSFRHGLEKEEYEALKKTIRENAAKEDGRCIYIVPSICVELKFLQWAEQNFREVVFSRFLLGLSPEQCTYERFKEAANPFPFPLTHPEKILWPKQRITKSAYIDYLQRIRPYMAPFLKDRPLTVVRYPHGVEGEAFFQKNCPDYAPPFVETAALGGIRYILCNSPDTLIWLGNQGAIEFHIPFCRADDEKNPAEIVIDLDPPSKREFPLAVEAAAMIKEKFADPLGLKCYLKSSGKHGLHVYFPVGGSRAVTWEESRAFTSFLSRFLLAGNERIFTVERLKKNRGRRLYIDYTQHGEGKTIICPYSARGTGEAGVAAPLDWGDLPSLSPDPPSFEEAIKRAEKGDPFGDYFETDNGPVLREIIEFLKRK
- a CDS encoding TlpA family protein disulfide reductase: MKRFLIGMAALLFLLAAFEFAGEKISPKDSGEGGARRGEAPGETPGEKAGGEAPVLPLRTLDGTELSLADFRGKKVLLNFWASWCSPCREEIPHLQKFYRRHGGEIAVLAVNLTFGKENPETVKKFVEDHGLTFPVLLDREGKMMKEYGVVGIPTSFFIDEKGMIRRKYVGPMKEKDMDKIFRQMEESSE